A segment of the Sulfuricurvum sp. genome:
GATTTCGTGCTATCTTTGGAAATACTTTTCGTTGATTTAGAATTTCCTGAACCTTATCCGCATGGGCATAAACGTATTCTTCTTTTTGATGCTTAGGAGGTTGTTCTTTCGGTTGCGCAGCCGGTACTTTAACTTCTGTCGGCTCGCTGAGCGATGCTTTGGCAATAACAGGTACCGGAGGCTGTGGTGCAGGAATAACGGCTTTTGGTACGGGTGCAGTATTTTCAACTGCAGGTTGAATTTTAGGCGGAGTTACGACATGCGGTTGTACCGATTTAGGTACGGCTGTCGGCTTTGGAGGTTCCGGAACAGATTTTTTGGGTTGAACCAGAGGTGTTACTGGCTGAGTAGAGGGCTGAGATAAAATCTTGAGAGCGATTTTTTCTACGAATATCGGCTCTTGTTTTCGCAGTACACTGATTCCCCCGAAAAAAAGGGTGATCAGCGCGATATGAATACCTACTGAGAGGATAAACGGCTGAGTTGTTCGCACGTTTTCCAAATGATTACGGGAGTTTAACTTCTACTTTGGACGAAGCACGGAGTGATTCTGTCGTTTTGTTCATGTATGCTTTGAATTTTTCAACTTTTAAAAATTGAGCGATCTCTTTTTTGACTTGATCATAGGAGAGTTTTTTATCCCCTTGTTTCATTTTGTCGCCGTTAGCATCGTAAAACGCTTTGGTTTCCGCATCGGTTACCGTGATTTTTGCCATTTGCTGTTTCATCCACATATCGACGGCAAGATCATCTTTGATTGCAGCGTATTGCGCTTTAAACGCAGCCGTATTTTCTATACCGCTTTTGAGGACTTGATCTTTGATCAACTTTTGATTCACAAGTTGATCCACCACTTGTTTTTTCATTTTAGGATCCAGTTTATCAAAACTCATACCCGGGATCGCTTTGGCTAAAAAGGCGTTGGCATCGTTAGAGGTAATCGCTTTTCCGTTAACGGTAGCAAGTGTAGTCGGAGCTGCAAAAGCAATAGAAGAAGAGAGAACGAGTGAAGCTAAGAGGTGAGATAATCTCATAGAGTTCCTTTTGAACAAAAAATTATGTAATTATAGTGAGTGTTTGATACAAAAAGGTTAATGTCCGTAATAAAGCGGCACGAATTGATTTTCACGTTGGAATTGACTAGAATAGAGGGATGGATACTACCGAAAACGATACTTTACAACATGCAGTGTACGAACAGGCATTAGCCCTCTATCAGGCAGGGAACTATTCTGAAGTGTTATTTGGGATAGAGAGGGTTGTCCCGGAAGCGGTAAGCGTATTGCTGCTGAGTATCGCCGCGTACAGTGCCAGTGCATTGGGAAGGGATGATAAAGCGGAAAAGTATTGGCGCAGTGCTATCGCAATGAACGATGGTGCTATTGATGCATATAATGAGTTGGGGATACTGTTAAAGAATTTAAAACGATTCGATGAATCCGAATCGGTGTATGCTCAAGCGATAAAACGTGCTCCGAAGGACGCCAAACTCTATAACAATCTTGCCAATCTTCATAGAGAAACGGGACGTTTTGAAAAAGCGGAAGAGGAATATAAAGAGGCGATTTCGCACGATCCGCAGTACGCCGAGGCCTATCGAAATTTGGGAACGATGTACAAAGAACTGCACCGTTACGAGGAAGCTGAATCGGCGTATAAATCGGCATTACAGATAGCACCCGATTGTGTCCGTACCCAAGCCAATTTAGGGTTCTTACTCCTCGAACTCGGTCGTTATAAGGAAGGGTGGCCTTTGTATGAAACACGGTACGATCCGCGTGTCAACTCTTCATTTCCTGCATACGAATTTTCATGTGATCAATGGCGCGGCGAGCCGCTGGAGGGAAAAACGATTTTACTCGTATCGGAGCAGGGGTATGGGGATGATATCCAGTTTATCCGATTTGCGGCACTGTTAAAAGAGCGCGGGGCAGAAATAACGCTCATGTGCAAACAACCTTTGCGACGCCTTTTTTCGGAATTATCAGCGATAGACCATATTCTAGACGTGACAGAAACGCCGCCAAAACATGATTTTTGGAGTTTTCTTTTAAGCGTTCCGTTGTATTTGGAAATGACGCTGGAGACGATACCCGATCGATTGCCGTATCTGAAGATACGGCCTGAATGGGTTACAGAAAACCTGATACTGCCTGAGGGGGGATTCAAGGTAGGCTTGGTGTGGAAAGGATCTTCGGAACACGGCAATGATACTAATCGTTCTCTTCACAGTTTTGGCTCATTGGAGCCGTTATGGTCGGTGCCGAATGTGACCTTTGTGAGTCTGCAAAAGGGGATGTTAAGTGACAATCAGGTGAAACAGCCGATCATTGAGAGAGCGATAGAGGATTTCGCCGATACGGCGGTACTGATTTCCCAGCTGGATTTGGTGATTTGTGTCGATACCTCGGTTGCCCACCTCTGCGGTGCGTTAGGCAAAGTGTGCTGGGTATTGCTCCCTTTTGTCGGATGTGATTGGAGATGGTTGCGAGATAGGGATGATTCCCCGTGGTATCCGAATGTGATGCGTCTTTTTAGACAGAAAACGCCAAGCGGATGGGATGATACGGTTGCGAAAATAGTTTCGGCGCTATCGGATGAGGTAGCGAAACGATTACTTAAATAAAATTGATTTTATTTCTATTCTATAAATATTAATACTTGTTATCAATATAGAGTGCTATATTTCAATCAGTGCAGGACAAAATGATTTTCTAGTCTGGTCATAGAGAATGTGACTGAGAAATTTAAAAGAATCTAAGAGAGTGATTTCCACCCGTTTTGGATTTTAAAATACGGAAAGGATTTACAATGAATACTCGAGGTACTTCAATGCGACAAGTCGCATTAATGAATTTTGGACCCGATGAAGTGGATGTAATGGGCAGTTTGGATACCCTATGGGTGCAAACAATGGATCTAAGACACGACAATGTTCTACTCTATCCGCTTGATATCATGGTCGAGGACATCGGAGAACTCTATCCGATGAAATACATCGACAAAGACAATTTTATAAGCTATGAGGCCGAAAACGGTTCTCCATGGCTTCTTTCCAGATCACTTCACATTGATGACATCGATGCATTTTTTCAAGTCTATCTGCATCTTGATGAACAAGAAATGGCGGCGTGATGATTCAGCCCGATAGCTAGGCTTTCCTAGTTATCGAGTGACTGCCTCATTCATCTATCGAATCTTTCTCTCTATACTTTTTTTGGTCAACTTTTATTTCTTGAATAACGGATACGGCGGTAGACACGTATTATCCAGCGTTTAAGATGGCCTGAACGGTTGGAAAACCGGTTACGTAGGCGGATAAGTATGGAGTGTACTTGCTGATACAGCAAGCTGCTGTGGAGCCTGTCCAACTGA
Coding sequences within it:
- a CDS encoding energy transducer TonB, yielding MRTTQPFILSVGIHIALITLFFGGISVLRKQEPIFVEKIALKILSQPSTQPVTPLVQPKKSVPEPPKPTAVPKSVQPHVVTPPKIQPAVENTAPVPKAVIPAPQPPVPVIAKASLSEPTEVKVPAAQPKEQPPKHQKEEYVYAHADKVQEILNQRKVFPKIARNLKQSGEVIIAFDFTPSGEANNIRIVKSSGFESLDDAAKELIKSSASLFPKPRENVPVTVPIEYMR
- a CDS encoding tetratricopeptide repeat-containing glycosyltransferase family protein, which produces MDTTENDTLQHAVYEQALALYQAGNYSEVLFGIERVVPEAVSVLLLSIAAYSASALGRDDKAEKYWRSAIAMNDGAIDAYNELGILLKNLKRFDESESVYAQAIKRAPKDAKLYNNLANLHRETGRFEKAEEEYKEAISHDPQYAEAYRNLGTMYKELHRYEEAESAYKSALQIAPDCVRTQANLGFLLLELGRYKEGWPLYETRYDPRVNSSFPAYEFSCDQWRGEPLEGKTILLVSEQGYGDDIQFIRFAALLKERGAEITLMCKQPLRRLFSELSAIDHILDVTETPPKHDFWSFLLSVPLYLEMTLETIPDRLPYLKIRPEWVTENLILPEGGFKVGLVWKGSSEHGNDTNRSLHSFGSLEPLWSVPNVTFVSLQKGMLSDNQVKQPIIERAIEDFADTAVLISQLDLVICVDTSVAHLCGALGKVCWVLLPFVGCDWRWLRDRDDSPWYPNVMRLFRQKTPSGWDDTVAKIVSALSDEVAKRLLK